In one window of Rhodoglobus vestalii DNA:
- a CDS encoding TM0106 family RecB-like putative nuclease, which yields MYLLPNTDSNSGTTTATNAALVTSASDLTQASNCEFGFLRVLDKRLGWSTDPLPDDDAMLKRAATLGNVHEERLRDRYRAEFGDAMVEFDKPPGRNAAILRDYTARTRGALLNGAPVVFQGVFFDESDPELPFIGYADFLVRQPDGGYRVVDSKLSRQVRVTALLQLAAYHEQLQKLGVPVDGTVELILGNDRSETAKVADIAPVFRRRRARMHAIIAEHRAGGVPVEWHDDRYARDGRCKFCKEPAQAADDLFTVAGLRAGQRTKFMAAGIRTLSDLAETSERPESLSIPKTSFAKLHLQAKLQHSVDPTDEHAMPPVVVTNPLPVASLPQPNAGDLFFDFEGDPMYSEPGVGGVPIWGLDYLFGWVDAEGEFDCLWAHSHAEERTTLRSFLDFVTKRRQQHPGLHIYHYASYEKTHLLSIAARHGEGEDVVDQLLRDGVLVDLYPVVMGALRIGTPSYSIKKLEPLYMGDDVRAGVTNAADSIDEYVDSCTEAENGNIGRATEIRDAIASYNEYDCVSTLKLRDWLRALPEVQGVKVDPAETELDVRPFEPSELDVELQALGTSAAERGDDTAASAYLMAAAAIDYHRREVKSFWWEHFDRLEQPSELWEDTRGVFIIEGASLARDWHKEGRQRTERRHLHLHGQWAPGSSAARPGGDVFLFYGDPLPYSPPGHRPGARLARPVRFSDPAEDEWGIFVVESRPDDVAAWEEMPTHITPGPPPRADSIVAAIETWGATVVDAAPEWPDDAMSDLLLRKAPAESSALESMAGPDDGVRAVIASLLGMESGYLGVQGPPGTGKTYLAAHVIRELIEKHHWKIGVTAQSHKVVENVLDAVVLDADVNPELVAKAVPGEFGPGYYTEGPFSELPKDGHRAYASEHASSGYVIGGTAWDMTNRKRVQQGQLDLLVIDEAGQFSLANTIGVAASARRILLLGDPQQLPQVSQGIHPAPVDGSALGHVIGGLAVLPDAYGYFLEESRRMDEAVTTPVSRLSYDGLLRSHTSTQGRMLAGVAPGLHPVPTAHVDNSTFSAEEADRVVELVREHLGALWTPEPGQAAKPLEEDGIIVVTPYNAQVELIRGRLDAAGLSKVVVGTVDKFQGREAVISIVSLAASSADDVPRGLDFLLSRNRLNVSISRAKWAAYLLYSPALLDSLPQTAEGVATLSRFIGLTEGASGNVL from the coding sequence ATGTACCTTCTCCCCAACACCGACTCCAACTCCGGCACCACGACCGCCACCAACGCAGCTCTCGTCACGAGCGCCAGCGACCTCACCCAAGCGTCGAATTGCGAGTTCGGCTTTCTGCGCGTGCTCGATAAACGGCTCGGGTGGTCGACTGATCCGCTGCCCGACGACGACGCGATGCTCAAACGGGCCGCAACGTTAGGCAATGTGCACGAGGAACGCCTGCGTGACCGCTATCGCGCAGAGTTCGGCGACGCGATGGTGGAGTTCGATAAGCCACCCGGGCGCAATGCCGCCATTCTGCGCGACTATACCGCCCGCACGCGCGGCGCGCTCCTGAACGGTGCCCCGGTGGTATTTCAGGGCGTGTTCTTCGACGAATCCGACCCCGAGTTGCCGTTTATCGGCTATGCCGACTTTCTTGTTCGCCAGCCGGATGGTGGCTATCGCGTCGTTGACTCGAAGCTCTCCCGTCAGGTGCGCGTCACCGCGCTTCTCCAGCTGGCGGCCTATCACGAGCAACTTCAGAAGCTTGGCGTGCCGGTCGATGGCACCGTGGAGCTGATCCTTGGCAACGATAGGTCGGAGACCGCCAAGGTTGCCGACATCGCCCCCGTCTTCCGTCGGCGTCGGGCGCGCATGCACGCGATCATTGCCGAGCACCGCGCTGGAGGCGTTCCGGTTGAGTGGCATGACGACCGGTATGCGCGGGATGGGCGCTGCAAGTTCTGCAAGGAACCCGCGCAGGCCGCCGATGACCTCTTTACGGTGGCGGGGCTGCGCGCAGGCCAGCGGACAAAGTTTATGGCTGCCGGCATCCGCACTCTCAGCGATCTTGCCGAAACGTCGGAACGGCCCGAGAGCCTGAGCATTCCGAAGACCAGCTTCGCAAAACTGCACCTTCAGGCAAAACTGCAACACTCCGTTGATCCCACTGATGAGCACGCAATGCCTCCCGTTGTTGTGACGAACCCGCTGCCGGTCGCAAGCCTGCCCCAACCCAATGCAGGCGATCTCTTCTTCGACTTCGAGGGCGACCCGATGTATTCGGAGCCCGGTGTGGGCGGGGTGCCCATTTGGGGCCTCGACTACCTGTTCGGTTGGGTCGACGCCGAGGGCGAATTCGATTGCCTGTGGGCTCACTCGCACGCCGAGGAACGAACCACCCTGCGGTCATTTCTCGACTTTGTGACGAAGCGCCGGCAGCAGCATCCGGGCCTCCACATTTATCACTACGCCAGCTATGAGAAAACTCATCTGCTGAGCATCGCCGCCCGCCACGGTGAGGGTGAGGATGTTGTCGACCAGTTGTTGCGCGATGGGGTGCTCGTCGACCTATACCCGGTGGTCATGGGGGCGCTGCGAATCGGTACGCCGTCGTATTCCATCAAGAAACTTGAACCGCTCTATATGGGCGACGATGTGCGCGCCGGTGTGACGAATGCCGCCGATTCCATTGACGAGTATGTTGACTCCTGCACCGAAGCGGAGAACGGCAATATTGGGCGGGCGACCGAGATTCGGGATGCGATTGCGAGCTATAACGAGTACGACTGCGTCTCAACGCTGAAGCTGCGCGATTGGTTGCGCGCGCTGCCCGAGGTGCAGGGTGTGAAAGTGGATCCTGCCGAAACGGAGCTCGACGTTAGGCCCTTCGAGCCGAGCGAGCTGGACGTTGAACTGCAAGCTCTCGGCACCAGTGCAGCGGAGCGCGGCGATGACACCGCTGCCAGCGCCTATCTGATGGCAGCAGCCGCGATCGACTATCACCGGCGCGAGGTGAAGAGTTTCTGGTGGGAACACTTCGACCGCCTCGAGCAACCCTCCGAACTGTGGGAAGACACTCGCGGTGTCTTCATTATTGAGGGTGCGTCTCTTGCTCGCGATTGGCATAAAGAAGGTAGGCAGCGCACTGAACGCCGCCACCTTCACCTTCACGGTCAGTGGGCTCCGGGCAGCAGCGCAGCTCGCCCGGGCGGCGACGTGTTCCTTTTTTATGGCGACCCGCTCCCCTATTCCCCTCCCGGCCATCGCCCCGGAGCGCGCCTCGCCCGCCCGGTGCGGTTTTCCGACCCGGCCGAGGACGAGTGGGGCATCTTTGTCGTCGAATCTCGGCCCGACGACGTTGCCGCGTGGGAGGAAATGCCCACCCACATCACGCCGGGACCACCCCCGCGAGCAGACAGCATTGTGGCGGCGATTGAGACGTGGGGTGCCACCGTTGTTGATGCCGCGCCGGAGTGGCCTGACGATGCGATGTCCGATCTCCTGCTGCGCAAAGCTCCCGCTGAATCGAGTGCGCTCGAATCGATGGCGGGGCCGGACGATGGTGTGCGTGCCGTGATCGCATCACTGCTTGGGATGGAGAGCGGCTATCTCGGAGTGCAGGGCCCGCCCGGTACGGGCAAAACCTATCTTGCCGCCCACGTCATCCGGGAACTGATCGAGAAGCACCACTGGAAAATTGGTGTGACCGCACAGTCGCACAAGGTTGTCGAGAACGTTCTCGATGCGGTGGTGCTCGACGCCGACGTGAATCCTGAGCTTGTGGCAAAGGCGGTGCCGGGCGAGTTCGGTCCCGGCTATTACACTGAGGGGCCGTTTAGTGAGCTGCCCAAGGATGGGCACCGCGCCTACGCGAGCGAGCACGCATCATCGGGGTATGTGATCGGCGGCACGGCCTGGGATATGACAAATCGAAAGCGTGTGCAGCAGGGGCAGCTCGATCTTCTCGTTATTGATGAGGCTGGCCAGTTTTCTCTCGCCAACACGATCGGTGTTGCGGCGAGCGCCCGCCGCATTCTGCTGCTCGGCGACCCGCAACAGCTCCCCCAGGTGAGCCAAGGCATTCATCCGGCACCGGTCGATGGCTCGGCGCTCGGCCACGTGATTGGTGGTCTTGCGGTGCTTCCGGATGCTTACGGTTACTTTCTGGAGGAGAGTCGCCGCATGGATGAGGCCGTTACCACACCCGTCTCCCGTCTCTCCTATGACGGGCTGCTGCGCTCGCACACCTCAACTCAGGGGCGGATGCTGGCCGGTGTTGCCCCGGGGCTGCATCCGGTGCCGACCGCTCACGTCGACAACTCCACCTTCTCGGCAGAGGAAGCCGACCGGGTCGTTGAGCTGGTTCGCGAGCACCTCGGTGCGCTCTGGACTCCGGAGCCGGGCCAAGCCGCAAAGCCTTTGGAGGAGGACGGCATCATCGTGGTCACTCCCTACAACGCGCAGGTCGAGCTGATCCGGGGCCGATTGGATGCCGCGGGCCTATCGAAGGTCGTCGTCGGCACGGTCGACAAGTTTCAGGGTCGCGAAGCGGTAATCTCGATCGTGAGCCTCGCAGCGTCCAGCGCCGACGATGTGCCGCGCGGTCTCGACTTTCTGCTCTCCCGCAATCGCCTCAACGTCTCAATCTCGCGGGCGAAGTGGGCCGCGTACCTGCTCTACTCGCCCGCGTTACTCGACTCGCTGCCGCAGACCGCGGAAGGGGTGGCGACGCTGAGTCGGTTCATCGGTTTGACCGAGGGTGCCTCTGGCAACGTGTTGTGA
- a CDS encoding ATP-dependent helicase, whose product MPAYTPAQQSAIEEIDAPLQLIACAGSGKTQVISQRISRILSQPGIRPANIVAFTFTEKAAAELKDRIYAIVKAEHGDLPGLAEMYIGTMHGYCLNLLQTFIPEAFKYGVLTEITQRLLIDRQSSKSGLTTCPSIAPSRPTLWRYADSKLYMQVLSILQEDEIKWDLIPDEVDASLKSYLTLLAQQKYFDFTSMIAGAVAYLESEPDAPELESTERELLRYAQDDIKYVVVDEYQDVNPLQEKLIAALTRFGANLCVVGDDDQTIYQWRGSEVSNILSFAERYENVRTIQLADNFRSSEGIVRLGRSVAELLPEEERLSKAMEYASHQTWDRGDLVALEFDDLQAEATWIADRIEALQGLPFVDAPARPPRGLSWSDCAVLFRTVKDAEPVVEELRKRGIPYIIKGLARMFEAPEIVALVGLFRYMLDEISREELRSLFDAADLLPRPEHFARAISLLDQGAAFGDDDRWGTYNIQRLYLSVLEALDIREDTIPGTPSRAELVMYQLGKFSRVISDFETIYFASNPESKYKSFVGFLTHQAPSYYEESDEDSGYATPDAVTLTTVHRSKGMQWPAVFIPCLRRNRFPSRVSGGLNVFHVIPQEAVPNGTRYRGGLADETRLFYVATTRAQKYLSMTFAPGESNQAKKPSAFYLHATKSDWVSTTDEGLPDTVRLAATPKVETPAISISFSELKYLIECPYQFKLRFMYGFNPPIHEALGYGKGLHDALAEMHKRALTGDVPQPEESADLVNRHLHTPYAYPALREQLKKAAKSAIRRYFVEHGEDLTRTIHSEKQIEVVVAPGVTVNGRIDLVKRLETNETSIVDFKSTEESQATGVTRDQLSVYALGYRELTGESADRIQVLNLDSKGDGLNEPVNDMLLAGIRAKVEAVAADIRENKFECGHDHSKEATYNDLVWLTGRES is encoded by the coding sequence ATGCCCGCCTACACTCCCGCTCAGCAGTCCGCGATCGAGGAAATCGACGCACCGTTACAGTTGATCGCCTGCGCCGGCTCGGGAAAGACCCAGGTCATCTCGCAGCGAATCTCCCGCATCCTGAGCCAGCCGGGCATTCGACCAGCGAACATCGTTGCCTTCACCTTCACTGAGAAGGCCGCGGCGGAGCTCAAGGACCGCATCTACGCGATCGTTAAAGCAGAGCATGGTGACTTGCCCGGTCTTGCCGAAATGTACATCGGTACGATGCACGGATATTGCCTTAACTTGCTCCAAACTTTCATTCCTGAAGCTTTCAAATACGGTGTGCTCACCGAGATCACGCAGCGACTCCTGATCGATCGGCAGAGTTCGAAATCAGGACTCACAACTTGCCCGTCGATCGCGCCGAGTCGACCCACATTGTGGCGATACGCAGACTCGAAACTTTATATGCAGGTACTTTCTATCCTTCAGGAGGATGAGATCAAGTGGGACCTGATCCCCGATGAGGTGGACGCGAGTCTGAAGTCTTATCTAACGCTGCTCGCCCAGCAAAAGTACTTTGACTTCACCTCGATGATCGCCGGTGCGGTTGCTTACCTCGAGTCTGAACCCGACGCCCCTGAGCTCGAGAGCACAGAACGAGAACTTCTCCGGTACGCCCAGGATGACATCAAGTACGTCGTCGTCGATGAGTACCAGGACGTCAATCCGCTGCAGGAAAAACTCATCGCTGCCCTCACCCGGTTCGGTGCGAACCTCTGCGTCGTCGGTGATGACGACCAGACAATATACCAATGGCGCGGCAGCGAAGTCTCCAACATCTTGTCCTTCGCTGAGCGCTATGAGAACGTGCGCACAATCCAACTCGCTGATAATTTCCGTTCTTCGGAAGGCATCGTCCGCCTCGGCCGGAGCGTCGCCGAGCTGCTGCCCGAAGAAGAGCGACTTTCGAAGGCAATGGAATACGCGTCCCACCAAACGTGGGATCGCGGTGACTTGGTCGCGCTGGAGTTTGACGACCTTCAAGCTGAGGCGACCTGGATCGCAGACCGAATCGAGGCGCTTCAGGGATTACCCTTCGTCGATGCGCCCGCTCGCCCGCCGCGAGGCCTGTCCTGGTCCGACTGCGCCGTGCTGTTCCGAACCGTCAAGGACGCTGAACCAGTTGTTGAGGAACTGCGCAAGCGTGGCATCCCATACATCATCAAAGGGTTAGCTCGGATGTTCGAGGCACCCGAGATCGTCGCTCTTGTCGGGCTATTCCGTTACATGCTCGACGAAATCAGCCGGGAAGAACTCAGGTCATTATTTGATGCAGCGGATCTACTACCGCGCCCCGAACACTTCGCGCGGGCCATCTCGTTGCTCGACCAAGGGGCTGCATTCGGGGACGACGACCGATGGGGCACTTATAACATCCAGCGTCTCTACCTAAGCGTGCTCGAGGCTCTCGACATTCGCGAAGACACAATTCCCGGTACACCGTCAAGAGCTGAGCTGGTTATGTACCAGCTAGGCAAGTTTTCTCGAGTAATTTCTGACTTTGAGACGATTTACTTCGCGTCTAATCCGGAATCAAAATACAAATCTTTCGTCGGTTTTCTCACGCATCAAGCCCCTTCTTATTACGAAGAGTCCGACGAAGACTCTGGGTATGCGACCCCTGATGCGGTCACTCTCACCACGGTGCACCGTTCCAAAGGAATGCAATGGCCGGCGGTGTTCATTCCTTGCCTTCGCCGGAATCGCTTCCCCAGCAGGGTGAGCGGTGGACTCAATGTGTTTCACGTCATTCCGCAGGAGGCTGTGCCAAACGGCACCCGTTACCGCGGGGGGCTTGCTGATGAGACACGACTCTTCTACGTCGCGACCACACGTGCCCAGAAGTATCTATCTATGACGTTCGCGCCCGGAGAGAGCAACCAGGCAAAGAAGCCGTCAGCCTTCTACCTGCATGCGACCAAATCAGACTGGGTCTCCACGACCGACGAAGGACTGCCTGACACCGTACGTCTGGCTGCGACGCCAAAGGTGGAGACACCGGCTATCTCGATCTCGTTTTCGGAACTAAAGTACCTGATTGAGTGCCCCTATCAGTTCAAACTGCGATTCATGTATGGCTTCAATCCACCGATCCACGAAGCTCTCGGATACGGCAAAGGGCTACACGATGCGTTGGCAGAGATGCATAAGCGCGCTCTCACAGGCGATGTGCCTCAACCCGAAGAGTCTGCCGATCTAGTGAATCGCCACCTTCACACGCCTTACGCCTACCCGGCGCTCCGTGAGCAGTTGAAGAAGGCCGCCAAATCTGCGATTAGGCGATATTTTGTCGAGCACGGTGAGGACCTAACCCGCACAATTCACTCGGAGAAGCAGATCGAGGTCGTCGTCGCCCCGGGTGTCACCGTCAACGGCCGCATCGATCTTGTAAAGCGGCTGGAAACAAATGAGACCTCGATTGTCGACTTCAAGTCGACGGAGGAGTCGCAGGCAACCGGAGTGACGAGGGATCAACTAAGCGTATACGCGCTGGGTTACCGCGAACTCACGGGAGAATCGGCAGACCGCATTCAAGTGCTGAATCTCGACTCGAAGGGTGACGGGCTCAACGAACCAGTAAACGACATGCTTCTGGCTGGCATCAGGGCCAAGGTCGAAGCAGTTGCCGCAGATATCCGGGAGAACAAGTTCGAGTGCGGGCATGACCACTCGAAAGAAGCCACGTATAACGATCTCGTTTGGCTTACAGGCCGAGAGAGCTAA
- a CDS encoding type IV toxin-antitoxin system AbiEi family antitoxin: protein MNDKAPESTKQVLRRCVQVLRATLPSSWDLTEQYEVPLGAMGADAILVLATPDGESIQLVVEAKRVVERRDIGRTQEQLDEYTAQFGGRAQGLVAARYLSPPVRAALEETNLAYIDTTGNMRIAIERPALFISARVTDKDPWRQPGRPRGSLKGEPAARVVRTLLDYRGPLAISDILKLSGASTGPTYRVRDYLLEEGLLERFQANNTYRVPDWPKLLREWAADYAISQLNTTRAYIAPRGIESLRAQATNITGFRYAVTGSIAASEWASYAPAKAAMIYVENADAAAEWLDVHPTEVAQNVILIEPKSPDSIVFENAQTARDGVVLASPSQVSVDLLTGPGRNPAEGEALIKWMTANEKAWRK, encoded by the coding sequence ATGAACGACAAAGCTCCTGAGTCGACAAAACAGGTGCTGCGCCGATGTGTGCAGGTTCTGAGAGCGACCCTGCCCTCAAGCTGGGATCTAACGGAGCAGTATGAAGTGCCCCTGGGGGCAATGGGAGCAGACGCAATACTCGTTCTCGCCACTCCAGACGGAGAATCGATCCAGCTCGTCGTCGAGGCCAAGCGTGTCGTCGAACGACGCGACATCGGGCGAACCCAAGAGCAACTCGATGAGTACACTGCACAGTTCGGCGGGCGAGCGCAAGGTCTTGTCGCCGCGCGGTACCTCTCCCCACCAGTACGTGCGGCACTAGAAGAAACCAACCTCGCCTACATCGACACGACTGGCAACATGCGGATAGCAATCGAACGACCCGCGCTGTTCATCTCGGCCCGAGTGACTGACAAGGACCCCTGGCGCCAACCGGGGCGACCCCGCGGCTCACTCAAAGGAGAGCCCGCCGCGCGGGTAGTCCGCACCTTGCTTGACTACAGAGGGCCACTCGCGATCTCTGACATCCTGAAGCTATCGGGCGCATCCACGGGCCCCACCTACCGCGTGCGCGACTACCTTCTAGAGGAAGGTCTACTCGAGCGCTTCCAAGCAAACAATACCTACCGCGTGCCCGACTGGCCGAAATTACTCCGCGAGTGGGCAGCCGATTACGCGATATCCCAACTCAATACGACACGTGCGTATATTGCACCCCGCGGAATCGAATCATTGCGAGCTCAGGCCACAAACATCACAGGATTCCGCTACGCAGTAACTGGCAGCATCGCGGCTAGCGAATGGGCGTCATACGCCCCAGCGAAGGCCGCAATGATCTACGTCGAAAACGCAGACGCTGCCGCCGAATGGCTGGACGTGCACCCCACCGAAGTTGCGCAAAACGTCATCCTCATTGAGCCCAAGTCTCCCGACAGCATTGTCTTCGAGAACGCGCAGACCGCGCGGGACGGGGTCGTCCTCGCATCCCCATCGCAAGTATCAGTCGACCTCCTCACCGGTCCTGGCCGTAACCCCGCAGAAGGTGAAGCCCTCATAAAATGGATGACCGCAAACGAGAAAGCATGGCGCAAATGA
- a CDS encoding DUF4209 domain-containing protein, whose translation MAVPEGSGSGVRWAEIIGTQQFQDALAPTETGLIGLDSRLLAIVAPEADTDVQHLGGLLATVASFWVRIDDFQDPYGPMIELVDGRRSQIPSDLSEADLEVLSLVVDLIPDLVFRSRVLDVLALHGDRTLRPQRHVAQVQALIDNRVAPHTLVHAHEQWDRGISVAVRFGAATRSELDSLVQLLVDAVENSSDGSLVVTVARLLRKHGLAGANAASISARLLAVTDSPNSIAARHTLEEAASWFRRAGDTTAAEDALFAIVQGLVAEADASAQDNGRGGLVAAVHLEDALQTLRTLPKSARERLGAGNLTANLARRIREAGATSLGQMHIFQSESIDLSGAVRELLEHLTGVDSLEAMRRFAGLQPFNSYDQSKADAERAVAEHPLSNIFPVSYFSHDGRTVYRSGTGDDVELYGETGPVWRQMVQTYQIRIDLLGGVLIPHAWRQMTSEHRLTLRDFEAITKGSTSIPPGSAGLYARGLFHGYNGDFASAAHLLSPRIETLVRYHLANAGEKTSAIDSDGLENEVGLSSLMKNEFIVEILGPDIAFEIRALLCGPIGPNVRNDVAHGLVDDSISRSTTSVYLWWFAIKLAFIPYWNALHDADAADGREHARPVPAEQEPDGSVAEEAP comes from the coding sequence ATGGCTGTACCGGAGGGGAGTGGCAGTGGTGTCCGCTGGGCAGAAATCATCGGTACTCAGCAGTTTCAGGACGCGCTTGCGCCAACAGAAACCGGCCTAATCGGCCTTGACTCCAGGCTCCTCGCAATTGTTGCTCCCGAGGCTGATACGGATGTTCAGCACCTCGGCGGTCTGCTCGCGACCGTAGCCTCCTTTTGGGTACGCATTGACGACTTCCAAGATCCCTACGGGCCGATGATTGAGCTGGTTGACGGGCGGCGATCCCAAATACCAAGCGACCTATCGGAGGCTGACCTAGAAGTACTATCGCTCGTGGTCGATTTGATCCCCGATTTGGTTTTCCGCAGCCGCGTGCTAGATGTCCTCGCCCTTCATGGGGATCGGACGCTTCGCCCGCAGAGGCACGTCGCCCAGGTACAGGCGCTGATTGACAATCGCGTGGCACCCCATACCCTCGTCCACGCGCATGAGCAATGGGACCGAGGCATCTCTGTCGCGGTTCGGTTCGGCGCGGCGACGCGCAGTGAGCTCGATTCCCTTGTGCAACTCCTGGTCGATGCCGTGGAGAACTCCTCAGATGGGTCCCTTGTCGTGACTGTTGCCAGACTGCTGCGAAAGCACGGATTGGCTGGTGCTAACGCTGCGAGCATCTCGGCTCGCTTGCTCGCCGTCACAGATTCGCCGAACTCGATCGCTGCTCGCCATACGCTGGAAGAAGCAGCCAGTTGGTTCCGGCGCGCTGGCGATACGACAGCAGCGGAGGACGCGCTCTTCGCCATCGTCCAGGGGCTCGTCGCCGAGGCGGATGCGTCAGCGCAGGACAATGGCCGTGGTGGTCTAGTTGCCGCAGTTCACCTCGAGGACGCGCTCCAAACATTGCGCACTTTGCCGAAATCCGCGCGAGAACGTCTTGGCGCAGGCAACTTGACCGCGAACTTGGCGCGTCGTATCCGCGAAGCCGGCGCTACTTCACTTGGGCAAATGCACATATTTCAAAGCGAGAGTATCGATTTATCCGGCGCTGTTCGCGAACTATTGGAGCATCTCACCGGGGTTGATTCACTTGAGGCAATGAGACGATTTGCAGGTTTACAGCCCTTCAATAGCTACGACCAATCGAAGGCAGACGCTGAACGAGCAGTAGCCGAGCACCCGCTGTCCAACATTTTTCCGGTGAGTTACTTCAGTCATGATGGACGAACTGTGTATCGGTCGGGCACTGGCGACGACGTCGAACTCTACGGCGAAACAGGCCCGGTCTGGCGTCAGATGGTACAGACGTACCAAATTCGAATTGACCTTCTGGGCGGAGTGCTTATTCCACACGCGTGGCGGCAGATGACTAGCGAACACCGGCTCACCTTAAGGGACTTCGAAGCCATCACGAAGGGAAGCACGTCAATTCCGCCGGGCTCGGCAGGCCTTTATGCCCGTGGGCTCTTTCACGGTTACAACGGAGACTTTGCCTCGGCGGCACACCTCCTCTCGCCTCGGATTGAGACACTAGTTCGGTATCACCTGGCAAACGCAGGGGAGAAAACGAGCGCCATCGATAGCGACGGGCTTGAGAACGAGGTTGGCTTGTCGTCGCTCATGAAGAACGAGTTCATCGTCGAAATTCTTGGCCCAGACATCGCATTCGAAATCCGCGCCCTACTCTGCGGCCCTATCGGACCGAACGTCCGTAACGACGTTGCGCATGGCCTAGTCGATGACTCGATTAGCAGGTCAACCACGAGTGTCTACCTCTGGTGGTTCGCAATCAAGCTCGCGTTTATTCCATACTGGAATGCCCTGCACGACGCAGATGCTGCTGACGGGCGTGAGCACGCAAGACCGGTGCCCGCCGAGCAGGAGCCTGATGGGTCCGTTGCCGAAGAGGCTCCCTGA